From the Diospyros lotus cultivar Yz01 chromosome 13, ASM1463336v1, whole genome shotgun sequence genome, one window contains:
- the LOC127788238 gene encoding uncharacterized protein LOC127788238: protein MEISAYIFWNLWKARNAWCFNKERWLAHEIIQKSLDEWTEFKLENITQTSEPQLDKIPRRNVGSRQTNWQEPVEGTIKLNVCSSKLLPNGRVGLGIIARDEKGAMVQAWSIAKSGCFNPVVAEVEAVRIAQIVAQQNEWRSIEVQVDIKAIYDCLQAKCSPVYDAWIIAEDIFLLSLMFENCNFSYCHKRVNRAVSSLARLAVNSNSSCSWKGQFPQWLMEEAACDIESV, encoded by the coding sequence TATATTTTTTGGAATCTATGGAAGGCAAGAAATGCATGGTGTTTCAATAAGGAGAGATGGTTAGCACACGAGATTATTCAGAAATCTCTGGATGAATGGACAGAGTTTAAACTGGAGAATATAACTCAAACAAGTGAGCCTCAGCTGGACAAAATCCCAAGAAGAAACGTTGGAAGCAGACAGACAAATTGGCAGGAACCAGTAGAGGGgacaatcaaattaaatgtaTGTTCATCAAAGCTGTTGCCGAATGGAAGGGTTGGACTTGGAATTATTGCGAGGGATGAAAAGGGAGCAATGGTGCAAGCATGGAGTATTGCCAAATCTGGATGTTTCAACCCAGTGGTGGCAGAAGTGGAAGCAGTCAGAATAGCACAAATTGTGGCACAACAAAACGAGTGGAGATCAATAGAGGTACAAGTAGATATCAAGGCAATTTATGATTGTTTGCAAGCAAAATGTAGTCCGGTTTATGATGCTTGGATTATTGCCGAAGATATCTTTTTGTTATCTCTTATGTTtgaaaattgtaatttttcataTTGCCACAAAAGAGTAAATAGAGCTGTATCTAGTTTGGCTAGATTAGCGGTTAATAGCAACTCTAGTTGCAGTTGGAAAGGTCAATTTCCTCAATGGTTGATGGAGGAAGCTGCTTGTGATATTGAGTCAGTTTGa